A single region of the Streptococcus macedonicus ACA-DC 198 genome encodes:
- a CDS encoding Thioredoxin domain-containing protein, giving the protein MKKIFKVHLFSLICLVALAIGGNNVYADVNSVNQPSVESATSIENYNSNIEGLRKIDFATLKSIFDSTSEQSFTIYFGRPTCYYCRLFSPTLKEFNQLLNGGLIYYDTSGQDFDSTAQQFVFDELGIPGTPTIIYVKHGQILNGWVGGGTTAQELMNYLYK; this is encoded by the coding sequence ATGAAAAAGATTTTTAAGGTTCATTTGTTTTCGCTAATCTGTTTAGTAGCTTTAGCGATAGGTGGAAATAATGTGTATGCTGATGTGAATTCCGTAAATCAGCCAAGTGTTGAGTCAGCGACATCTATCGAAAATTATAATTCAAATATTGAAGGTTTAAGGAAGATAGATTTTGCTACTTTAAAAAGTATTTTCGATAGTACTAGTGAACAATCTTTTACTATCTACTTTGGTCGACCAACATGCTATTACTGTAGATTATTTTCTCCTACACTAAAAGAATTTAATCAATTATTGAATGGTGGATTAATATACTATGATACAAGTGGACAAGACTTTGATTCTACTGCGCAACAATTTGTTTTTGACGAATTGGGCATTCCAGGAACACCTACTATTATTTATGTCAAGCATGGACAAATTCTAAATGGATGGGTAGGAGGAGGTACTACCGCTCAGGAACTAATGAATTATCTGTATAAATAA
- a CDS encoding Salavaricin two-component response regulator, which produces MKVLLIDDHTLFSQSLSFALKQFRSDLEIVVINRESDLRKIDDFSIYDVVLLDIHLEKSFSTDGFEIAEYLLNLSSIIKIIMLTGFDLPVYEYKAEQLGIEGFVNKNIEAETLLEVIDSVISGHNYYSKEVEFHDELTDREKEILVFLGEGNKRKEIASKLFISDRTLTNHIQNILEKLEVDSTIRAIIKARKMGYIK; this is translated from the coding sequence TTGAAAGTTTTATTAATAGATGATCATACATTATTTTCACAGAGTTTATCATTTGCTTTAAAACAATTTAGGAGTGATTTGGAGATAGTCGTAATAAATAGAGAATCAGATTTGAGAAAAATTGATGATTTTTCGATTTATGATGTTGTTTTGTTAGATATTCACTTAGAAAAGTCTTTTTCTACTGATGGGTTTGAGATAGCAGAGTATCTGTTAAATTTATCTTCTATTATAAAGATTATCATGTTGACAGGTTTTGACTTGCCAGTTTACGAATATAAAGCAGAACAATTAGGGATAGAAGGTTTTGTCAATAAAAACATAGAGGCAGAGACTCTCTTAGAGGTAATTGATTCAGTGATTTCAGGTCACAACTATTATTCAAAAGAAGTTGAGTTTCATGACGAATTAACAGATAGAGAAAAGGAAATCTTAGTTTTTTTAGGTGAAGGTAATAAACGTAAGGAAATAGCTAGTAAGTTATTTATTTCAGATAGAACACTAACGAATCATATTCAAAATATTTTAGAGAAACTAGAAGTTGATTCAACAATCAGAGCTATAATAAAGGCTCGAAAAATGGGTTATATTAAATAA
- a CDS encoding Possible two-component sensor histidine kinase, with protein sequence MKVNSLKISIMYQLVLVIMIIGLGYHHTFNDESSILPLLLEFLFLFIEFILVKIITIKTKSLATCLWTLRLAQIQTISLIIYRGVPLLLQYIIAVLLFNLMLLLVFKLLLQDEKITPVKWTILFGIISSIVSVSFPSFVAPFFVCYMFIVIGILLFFGHKKWNSSVYSHSKNWSYWICMFVFVFNILFLSSVMLFVPGLDLFSGIWQVIVAEFILVLFGILFYNNRLLLSNSNLLLTICLLFLLYWIIFAYIIKRPLQEVLWMELISFALSYIGSLIHHLHLLNGESDNHYNGLPALISEERLKEEFANFLHDDILQDLNAMIQLSRIKNSNEVLPIINDNLERMNVFTRNQMNIYSPQLLKGLSLYENYLQMIESIKKRYPNLPLKIKLSMDSDLKLPPPYDVLVYRWLRELVNNCYKYAQANSLKIDLVIEGVICKISVSDDGIYTSQTTLGEGHGIKTIDSQLRAVGGSLKQYQVMPHGYGILIVFEIEGDRAIESFINR encoded by the coding sequence ATGAAGGTTAATAGTTTAAAAATAAGTATAATGTATCAGCTTGTATTAGTCATAATGATCATCGGGCTAGGATATCATCATACTTTTAATGACGAGAGTTCAATTCTTCCATTATTGTTAGAGTTTCTATTTTTGTTTATTGAATTTATTTTAGTAAAAATTATTACAATAAAGACAAAGTCTCTTGCAACTTGTCTTTGGACATTAAGGTTAGCGCAAATCCAGACTATTTCCTTAATAATCTACAGAGGAGTCCCACTTTTGCTACAGTATATCATTGCTGTTTTGTTATTTAATCTAATGTTGCTACTAGTTTTTAAATTATTGTTGCAAGACGAAAAAATAACTCCTGTAAAATGGACAATATTATTTGGAATAATATCAAGTATTGTTTCAGTTTCTTTTCCATCTTTTGTTGCTCCTTTTTTTGTATGTTATATGTTTATTGTTATTGGGATACTTCTTTTTTTTGGTCATAAAAAGTGGAACAGTTCCGTTTATTCACATAGTAAAAACTGGAGCTACTGGATTTGTATGTTTGTATTTGTATTCAATATATTGTTTCTTAGTTCGGTAATGCTGTTTGTACCAGGACTAGATCTTTTCTCTGGTATCTGGCAAGTTATTGTGGCAGAGTTTATTCTAGTTTTATTTGGAATTTTATTTTATAACAATCGATTGTTGCTTAGTAATAGTAATCTATTATTAACAATTTGTCTGCTATTTTTACTCTATTGGATTATTTTTGCATATATCATAAAGAGACCTTTACAAGAGGTATTGTGGATGGAGTTGATTTCCTTTGCGCTTTCTTATATCGGGAGTTTAATTCACCATCTCCATCTGTTAAATGGAGAAAGTGATAATCACTATAATGGCCTTCCTGCCTTGATTAGTGAAGAAAGATTAAAAGAAGAGTTCGCAAATTTTCTTCATGATGATATTTTACAAGATTTAAATGCGATGATTCAGCTAAGTAGGATAAAAAATTCAAATGAGGTATTACCAATTATTAATGATAACTTAGAGAGAATGAACGTGTTTACGAGAAACCAAATGAATATATATAGTCCACAACTATTGAAAGGACTAAGTTTATATGAAAATTATCTTCAAATGATTGAATCAATAAAAAAACGTTATCCGAATCTTCCATTAAAAATTAAGTTGAGTATGGATTCAGATTTAAAACTTCCTCCTCCGTATGATGTCTTGGTTTATCGTTGGCTTAGAGAATTGGTTAATAATTGTTATAAATACGCTCAAGCTAATTCATTAAAGATAGATCTAGTAATTGAAGGAGTAATCTGTAAAATTTCGGTTTCCGATGATGGAATATATACTTCACAAACTACTTTGGGTGAGGGACATGGTATTAAGACAATAGACTCACAATTACGAGCAGTTGGTGGAAGTTTGAAGCAGTATCAAGTGATGCCCCATGGATATGGGATACTAATTGTATTTGAAATTGAAGGAGATAGAGCAATTGAAAGTTTTATTAATAGATGA
- the bcrA gene encoding Bacitracin transport ATP-binding protein BcrA, whose protein sequence is MDIKLCNINKNYGSRKILKGLNVNVPSGEIYGFIGANGSGKTTTMKIMTGLTPANHGVVEFGGLTLKELAKSEKSFGAFISTPTYYKNLTAVENLTIVQDILGKPKSEVYRVLELVGLSEAADKEVRSFSFGMKQRLGLAFAFLNNPDILILDEPTNGLDPKGIVEIRELLRRLSQEEGKTIFISSHNISEIEAIADRVGIIHQGSLVFEGTLDELYRSNHSTYILEVNDEEKTRQLLTEKRIDFMNHQTRFEINLSKSNIPSLLTELIEREISVYEMTPNKNLERIFLNLTAGGTENAISY, encoded by the coding sequence ATGGATATAAAATTATGCAATATTAATAAAAATTATGGAAGCCGTAAGATTTTAAAAGGACTAAACGTAAATGTTCCTTCAGGTGAAATTTATGGGTTTATAGGTGCTAATGGTTCAGGGAAAACAACTACTATGAAAATTATGACTGGATTAACTCCAGCAAATCATGGAGTTGTCGAATTTGGCGGATTAACATTAAAAGAATTAGCTAAATCGGAAAAAAGTTTTGGAGCCTTTATTAGTACACCAACCTATTATAAAAATTTAACGGCAGTTGAAAATCTGACTATAGTACAAGATATTCTTGGAAAACCTAAAAGTGAAGTATACAGGGTTCTAGAATTGGTTGGATTATCTGAAGCTGCAGATAAAGAAGTTCGCTCATTTTCTTTTGGAATGAAGCAACGTTTAGGATTGGCTTTTGCTTTTCTAAATAATCCTGATATCTTGATTTTAGACGAGCCGACAAACGGTTTAGATCCTAAAGGGATTGTCGAAATCCGTGAATTACTTCGAAGATTATCACAAGAAGAAGGAAAAACTATCTTTATTTCTAGTCACAATATTTCTGAAATAGAAGCTATTGCTGACAGGGTAGGAATTATTCATCAGGGGAGCCTTGTCTTTGAAGGGACTTTAGATGAGTTGTATAGAAGTAATCACAGTACGTACATTTTGGAGGTAAATGATGAAGAGAAAACTCGACAACTCTTAACAGAAAAAAGAATTGATTTTATGAATCATCAAACAAGGTTTGAGATTAATTTATCTAAAAGTAATATTCCCTCTTTACTGACGGAGTTGATTGAAAGAGAGATTTCTGTTTATGAAATGACCCCAAATAAAAATCTTGAGAGAATCTTTTTAAATCTGACTGCAGGAGGTACTGAAAATGCTATCTCTTATTAA
- a CDS encoding ABC-type multidrug transport system, ATPase and permease component — protein MRKIKEEIQFQQNDCGPCCLSMILNYYDYQITVPELSSQLSKKNGWSMLDLKTVAAKYYLQSNVFKITDLKGFDKLQCPLVLFWESSHFVVLESISENIVIVDPSIGHVKLNRNEFNQKFSGFAMSFVKNEHFQKRKLSKLRYVKEFNKAEVWSLNFSKKYLLLLLIYNMLLFLAPVVISLFISDLQKSKAYNLIWLALLLFVVAIVVFLLEREKASAVLKLERDSTYKIYQKIMFQKDSTLSKYHSGDILTRIFSNSEICRFISIDLPNIVSSVILFTTVSVYLVYRIGHLSIFLIFFVLSIGILNGIFVKPLIGLSKKEGYKLSDFRSVSNDGITSHGYLFNSGAIKNYLNKFLNSLSSYIQFSDEKNKFEALATTAQQASNLFFSMLISLLGLSLVILFPKSSGNVSLLMSSGMILVTPVMSVVSSIVNFAVSYPSFIRLVESINSLEHVSDEQIMENGEIEISNLSFKYPEMKYNIFHNFTVKISQGEQVIITGASGTGKTTLINLILGLEEEYEGEVIVGGVNTKLSNLDLRKDVCYISQPSKLFKGTLKENLELYLDSYHYDELVKLSDKIGLSELMNDISNFENILLLEDGRNFSLGQRQRLTLLRAFLGKYKLVIFDEPTSNLDFSHAKKIFSLIEKIDATKIIITHDKQFLDSSQTIIDLGGQNGYKIMQY, from the coding sequence ATGAGAAAAATTAAAGAAGAAATTCAATTTCAGCAAAATGACTGTGGGCCTTGTTGCTTATCTATGATTTTGAATTACTATGACTACCAAATAACTGTACCTGAACTTTCATCTCAATTAAGTAAAAAAAATGGTTGGAGTATGCTTGATTTAAAAACGGTTGCTGCTAAATATTATCTTCAAAGCAATGTCTTTAAAATTACTGACTTAAAAGGGTTTGATAAGCTACAGTGTCCTTTGGTTTTATTTTGGGAAAGCTCTCATTTTGTCGTATTAGAAAGCATCTCTGAAAATATTGTTATAGTTGATCCTAGTATAGGACATGTAAAATTAAATCGTAATGAGTTTAACCAAAAATTTTCTGGTTTTGCAATGTCATTTGTTAAAAATGAACACTTTCAAAAAAGGAAATTAAGTAAATTGAGGTACGTTAAAGAATTTAATAAAGCAGAAGTATGGAGCTTGAATTTTTCGAAAAAATACTTACTCTTATTGTTAATTTATAATATGCTTTTATTTTTAGCTCCTGTTGTAATTAGTCTATTTATATCTGATCTTCAGAAATCAAAAGCCTACAATTTAATTTGGTTAGCCTTACTTTTATTTGTTGTAGCTATAGTAGTTTTTCTTTTAGAAAGGGAAAAAGCTTCCGCAGTACTTAAATTAGAAAGGGATTCAACTTATAAAATTTATCAGAAAATTATGTTCCAAAAGGATTCGACACTGTCAAAATATCATAGTGGCGATATTCTAACAAGAATTTTTTCGAATTCAGAAATATGTAGATTTATTTCGATTGATCTACCAAATATAGTTTCATCTGTAATATTATTTACAACAGTTAGTGTGTACTTGGTTTATAGAATTGGTCATCTCTCTATATTTTTGATATTTTTTGTATTAAGTATAGGAATATTGAATGGTATATTTGTTAAGCCTTTGATTGGCTTATCTAAGAAGGAAGGATATAAACTGTCAGATTTTAGATCTGTATCGAATGATGGAATTACATCGCATGGATATTTATTTAATTCTGGAGCCATAAAAAATTATCTAAATAAATTTTTAAATTCTTTATCAAGTTATATACAATTTTCAGACGAAAAAAATAAGTTTGAAGCTTTAGCCACAACTGCTCAACAAGCGTCGAATCTATTTTTTTCAATGTTAATCTCATTACTTGGACTAAGTTTAGTAATTTTATTTCCAAAAAGTAGTGGAAATGTCTCTTTGTTAATGTCATCTGGTATGATATTAGTAACTCCAGTCATGTCTGTGGTATCTAGTATAGTAAATTTTGCAGTGTCTTATCCAAGTTTTATAAGATTGGTTGAATCAATAAATAGTTTAGAACATGTTTCAGATGAGCAGATAATGGAAAATGGAGAAATTGAAATATCGAATTTATCTTTTAAATACCCTGAAATGAAATATAACATTTTTCATAATTTTACAGTAAAGATTTCTCAAGGGGAACAGGTGATTATTACTGGTGCTTCAGGAACTGGAAAGACGACTTTAATTAATCTTATTTTAGGACTTGAGGAGGAATATGAAGGCGAGGTAATTGTAGGAGGAGTAAATACTAAATTAAGTAATTTAGATTTACGAAAAGATGTCTGTTATATTTCCCAGCCATCAAAATTATTTAAAGGAACTTTGAAGGAAAATTTAGAGTTGTATCTGGATTCTTATCATTACGATGAACTTGTTAAGTTATCAGATAAAATTGGTCTATCAGAATTGATGAATGATATATCAAATTTTGAAAATATTTTACTTTTAGAAGATGGAAGAAATTTTTCTTTAGGTCAAAGGCAGAGATTAACGCTGCTTAGAGCGTTTTTAGGGAAATATAAGCTGGTTATTTTTGATGAACCGACTAGTAATTTAGATTTCAGTCATGCGAAAAAAATATTTTCACTTATTGAGAAAATTGATGCAACAAAAATTATTATTACTCATGACAAACAGTTTTTAGATTCGTCTCAAACTATCATAGATTTAGGAGGGCAAAATGGATATAAAATTATGCAATATTAA
- a CDS encoding Lantibiotic mersacidin modifying enzyme, translated as MEKLDLTINNESESFHKIIDNIVSDFYLVILDAVQTNAELSNVHKYLYKNIRQVLLPILVQDINEWRLESKHQKNDTNQEYIDYCYQFISKNRFAYLKNKYELLNLRIDTIISETKLNLKNFLKNIDKSVSSLKKVFPQCDFEIKKLKFIDFIGDNHGLYQSIMFEVSGKVFFYKCHGSEITNFIVTLQKEIPSLNFLKLPMTYIDQEFIIQEKVTHSSVLIKDDIEEYYHNMGKLLGILYLLNGNDMHNENIIARGKNPIVIDVETLINPIECDSDSKMDDSIFSVGMLPMKYNRNFEGIFDTSSLGQSNIVSEKVFKEYKPFTSEIQLVLIDHTFSDLDRYLPRYKEIHFDVIDYLGVVEDGFIESYHLIMNHKKEIAKVISREASNINCRIVLRNTRIYSEILKFLSTPSLLKNITKAEDTLKRLLVKPRYIIHNWERYRQQEIKQLLNGEIPYFSFGKYGNTSPNDLNLSSVETSLQCKLNRFSDDDLKFQLILLRTSLNIDDDNFEVIGKENFRGKLKDLIKSSIYGTDIFTLQKDWCGNYIYGESNLGLYEGKLGIILSDNYFSDIFDVSSIRREILFSRDISFIDGRASLDVFDIINNDSILSPVSVEISNKYLDLIEGISGVILARYKFYCQKLPENISELEQLMRQFMRLYKNSSELKNGFAHGISGIKIIFYIAYQILGEEKYLDEFKKLEILDFPEKYTNGSWCNGLLGWITSEYILYTISGDKTFKENILNHIPRLMTYLIDLSDYCLCHGSFGVLDFLLTLSQKELLPKEFHDEYVKLEKYHLEMITQCRILKKDVSLFTGISGILYYLNRKESGKNSVLTFGF; from the coding sequence ATGGAAAAATTAGATTTAACAATAAACAATGAATCAGAATCATTTCATAAGATAATTGATAATATAGTAAGTGATTTTTATTTAGTAATTTTAGATGCAGTACAAACAAATGCAGAACTATCAAATGTCCATAAATATTTATATAAAAATATTAGACAGGTTTTGTTACCGATTTTAGTGCAAGATATCAATGAATGGAGATTGGAAAGTAAACATCAGAAAAATGATACAAATCAGGAATATATTGATTACTGTTACCAATTTATATCGAAAAATCGATTTGCTTATTTAAAAAATAAATACGAACTTTTGAATCTAAGAATTGATACTATTATCTCTGAAACCAAGCTAAATTTAAAAAATTTTTTAAAAAATATTGATAAGAGTGTGAGTTCTTTAAAAAAAGTATTTCCACAATGTGATTTTGAAATCAAAAAATTGAAGTTTATTGATTTTATCGGTGATAATCATGGTTTATATCAGAGTATAATGTTTGAAGTATCTGGAAAGGTATTTTTTTATAAGTGTCATGGTTCTGAAATCACAAATTTTATAGTCACATTACAGAAAGAAATTCCAAGCTTAAATTTCCTTAAACTACCAATGACATATATAGACCAGGAGTTTATTATTCAAGAAAAAGTTACACATTCTTCTGTTTTGATAAAAGATGACATAGAAGAATATTACCACAATATGGGTAAATTATTGGGAATTCTATATTTGCTAAATGGAAATGATATGCACAATGAAAATATCATAGCAAGAGGTAAAAATCCAATTGTGATTGATGTAGAAACACTTATAAATCCAATAGAATGTGACAGTGACTCAAAAATGGATGATAGTATATTTTCAGTGGGTATGCTCCCTATGAAATATAACAGAAATTTTGAAGGGATTTTTGATACAAGTTCATTAGGGCAAAGTAATATTGTTTCTGAAAAAGTGTTTAAAGAATATAAACCATTCACTTCTGAAATCCAATTAGTATTAATAGATCATACATTTTCTGATTTGGATAGGTATTTACCAAGGTACAAAGAAATCCATTTTGATGTGATAGATTATTTAGGTGTTGTTGAAGATGGTTTTATAGAATCTTATCATCTTATTATGAATCATAAAAAAGAAATAGCAAAAGTAATTAGTCGGGAAGCCTCCAATATAAATTGCCGAATCGTTTTAAGAAATACTAGGATTTATAGTGAGATTCTCAAATTCTTATCGACTCCTAGTCTTCTAAAAAATATTACAAAAGCAGAAGATACCTTAAAACGGTTATTAGTAAAACCAAGATACATCATTCATAATTGGGAAAGATATAGACAGCAAGAAATTAAACAGTTACTTAATGGGGAAATACCTTATTTTTCATTTGGTAAATATGGAAACACATCACCAAATGATCTAAATCTATCAAGTGTAGAGACTTCTTTACAATGTAAATTGAACCGATTTTCTGATGATGATTTAAAATTTCAGCTAATCTTGTTAAGAACTTCATTGAATATTGATGATGACAATTTTGAAGTTATTGGAAAGGAAAATTTTAGAGGGAAACTTAAAGACCTTATAAAATCATCTATCTACGGAACCGATATTTTTACATTGCAAAAGGATTGGTGTGGAAATTATATTTATGGGGAAAGTAATCTTGGGCTTTATGAAGGAAAACTTGGTATTATCTTGTCAGATAACTACTTCTCTGATATTTTTGATGTAAGTAGCATTCGGAGAGAAATTTTATTTTCACGAGACATTAGCTTTATAGATGGTCGTGCTAGTTTAGATGTGTTTGATATAATAAACAATGATTCAATTCTTTCTCCAGTATCTGTTGAAATATCAAATAAATATTTGGATTTAATTGAAGGTATATCCGGAGTGATTCTTGCTAGGTACAAGTTCTATTGTCAAAAACTTCCAGAAAATATTTCGGAATTAGAACAATTGATGAGACAATTTATGAGATTGTACAAAAATAGCAGTGAATTAAAGAATGGATTTGCACACGGTATTTCAGGTATTAAAATAATTTTTTATATTGCGTATCAGATATTGGGGGAAGAAAAATATTTAGATGAGTTTAAAAAGCTTGAGATTCTTGATTTTCCAGAGAAATATACTAATGGATCTTGGTGTAACGGGTTACTAGGCTGGATTACGTCTGAGTACATTCTATATACGATAAGTGGGGATAAAACTTTTAAAGAAAATATATTAAATCATATACCAAGATTAATGACTTATCTGATAGATTTGTCTGATTATTGTTTATGTCATGGGAGCTTTGGAGTATTAGATTTCTTGTTAACATTAAGCCAAAAAGAGTTATTGCCTAAGGAATTTCACGATGAATATGTCAAACTTGAAAAATATCACTTGGAAATGATTACACAGTGTAGAATCTTAAAAAAAGATGTTTCACTGTTTACTGGCATTTCAGGTATACTATATTACTTAAATAGAAAAGAATCGGGTAAGAACTCAGTACTGACGTTTGGATTTTAG
- a CDS encoding Columbicin A-like bacteriocin peptide: MMNATENQIFVETVSDQELEMLIGGADRGWIKTLTKDCPNVISSICAGTIITACKNCA, translated from the coding sequence ATGATGAATGCTACTGAAAACCAAATTTTTGTTGAGACTGTGAGTGACCAAGAATTAGAAATGTTAATTGGTGGTGCAGATCGTGGATGGATTAAGACTTTAACAAAAGATTGTCCAAATGTAATTTCTTCAATTTGTGCAGGTACAATTATTACAGCTTGTAAAAATTGTGCTTAA